Below is a window of Streptomyces sp. NBC_00223 DNA.
ACGAGCGGGACGAGGACCGCGACCCCAGCGGAATCCTCTACGCCCGCGTCACCCAGAACCGCAACCAGACCGGCTGGCCCGCCGGCAAACCCCACTGGAAACAGGTCCACCCCACCCGCCAGCGCGAATGCGCCACCCACATGCTCTGCCACGTCTGCAAGGAACAGCCCAGCCGCACCGAACAGGGCACCCTCTTCATCGACGTCCTCGGCCCCAAAGCCCGTCCCAAGGCGGCCCGGTTGGAGGGCCTGCGCACCTTCCAGCCGCCCGTCTGCCTGCGCCACGCCAAAACGGCCATCGACCTGTGCCCCCACCTCAAACGCAACACCTACGTCGCCATGCGCGTCGCCGCACCCCGCCTCGCCGGAATGCTCGGCACCCCCTACACCATCACCGGCCTCACCATCACCCCCGCCCACACCCCAGGCGGCACCGCCATGAAACCGACGATCATCCCCTTCAACCACCCCCAACGCCACTACTTCCTCGGCGCCCAATACGCCATCGAACTCAACCAGATCACCGTCATCGACCTCGAAGACGAACTCGCCGACCTCGGTCACGACTGACGTCGGTCCGAGCCGCGAAGCCCAGGCCCGGTTCCCTCATATGCCCCGATGTGCGTGCCGGACCGCTGTCAGATCTGTCCGGGTCTGCTGCTTTCTCACGCCACGTGGGTGCCCTCACCTCTGCTCGGTCGGAACGTCTCCCCCGCCCAGTGGGAGCGATCTCTCCGTAAGTACCTGGCCACTCAACCTCGAAGGGACGTCCGCGCCCATGACGCGACAACCCCATGAATGGGCGGAAACACCGCCCCCGTCGGTCGTTCCGGTCTCCGCCGACCTTTTGGCGCGGGCGGGGTTCGACGTTCGTTCCGACCTCGGCCAACACTTCCTGCGGTCGAAGGAGGCGGCACGCCGACTCCTGGACTGTGCCGAACTGCCGGAGCGGGGACAGGTCCTGGAAATTGGGGCCGGGCTGGGCACGCTGTCGGAAGCGGTGGCAGAGACCGGCCACTGGATCTGGGCGGTGGAGAAGGACCGGCGGCTGGAAGGGATTCTCCAAGCCGTGCTGCGCCCGTTCGGCCGACAGGCCCGTGTCAGCATCTCCGATGTTCGCGAGGTGGACCTGCACGAAGGTCTCGGCGCCGACACCGTACTTCTGGCAATCATGCCGTTCGACTGGGAGTTGTCGGCGGCGCTCACCCGCCACGTGTTCGCCACCACGCCGAAGGTAGCCCGGGGCCTGGTGGTCGTTCCGAGCCGGACTCTGGAGAAGTACCAGGTGGCAGGAGAGGAGGCAGGTGGTCTGCGGCTGCGGGAAGTCGACGGGATCTCCCGCTTCGAGTTCTGGCCGAAGGCTCCCGAGGCGCTGCGCGTCGTGTCCATCGAGAGGCGCCAGTGAACCCACCGCTGATCATCACCACCGACTTCCACTCCAGCGTGCCCGAGGGGCGAGCCCTGCTGACCGCTGTGCGCGAGCACCGGGCCCGTGGTGCGCGGGTGGTGGACGCCGGGGACTTCTTCGGTGGCGCCGCCTTCCACGAGTTTTCGCAAGGAGAAGTGGAGGAATCACTGCTGGCGGAGCTGTACGACGCGCTGGTGCCGGGCAACCACGACTTCGCAGATTTGATGCGGCTTCGGAATCCGGACCTGTTCCCGCCAGTGGTATGCGCGAATGTCCGGCCGCCGCAAGGATTTGCCGGCCGCTGGGAGAGCGGTCTGCTGCTCCCGGGGGCCGGACCGCGGGTGGGGATCGTGGGGTATCTCGGACGGCAGGCGTACGAGGCCGTCCCTGCCGCCGAGCGTGCCGGGTTCGACTTCGTGGACCCGACCGCGGAGCTGATCATGGCAGAGCGGGACCGGTTGACGGCCGCCGGCGCCGATCTCGTTCTCGGGGTGAGCCACACAGGTTTCGCTCTCGATGTCGCCGATCAGGAAGACAGCTGGCCGCTGCGAGTGGTCCTTTCCGGGCACTGCCACAGCGCCTGGTACCACTGGGCATCCGCCGGCAGGCATGTCGTCAAGGCCCCGCACACCGGCCAGGGGCTACTGCGCGTCGACGTCGGCTCCGGCGGAGGTGACCGCTTCACCATCGAGACCCTCCCGGCAACCGCGGATGCCTCGGACCCGGACGGACTGGAGGAGGCGCTGTCCCGGTACGCGACCTGGGGAGCCAGGTTGATCGGCACTCTGCGTGCGCCGATCCCAGGCCGCGGGGATGTCGCGCGCCTGCTGGCCGAGCGAGCCCAGGCCGTGACCGGTGCCGATGCCTTCGTCTTCAGCCTGTGGAGCCTTCGCGGAGGGCTACCGGAGGCCGTCACCCGCCAGGCCCTCTCAAGCTGTGCTCCCTTCGACGCCGACCTCGTACTTCTGGACGGTGTCCACCACACGGAAACGGTCCGGAAACGGCTGCGTCTGCTCGGCGAAGAGCCTGTCATGTACTCCTCGGCCAGCGGTGCGGGCACAGCGCGGGCCGTGGCGACCACGAGCTATCTCGCCGAACGGCTGGGCGTTGCGGCCCGGCCCGTCGTCCCGCCGCGCACGCTGCGCGGCATACTCACCGATCTCGTTATGGAGTCCTTATGAGCGACGTGCTGGCCCTTGACGGCCACGAGCTCTCGCACGGCCCCACCGCACCACGCGAGTTCGCTGCCCGGCTCACCGGCGAGGGAGCCGGAGTCGCGTTGATCTCCTTCCCCGAAGACACTGACCACCGCCGCAACCTCGAACTCGGCCTGGGGCTGCTGTCGGCTCTCGGTCCGGTGCTGAGCGTCTACCCGGAGGACGGCTGCTGGAGCGACTTGGAGGTGCGCCTCGACGCCGACCCCGCACGGACCCACGGCGTCGGCGAGAACCGGCTGCACGTCGACCTCGTGGATCGCGAGTTGAGCCCGCGGTACATCGCTCTGTACTGCGTCCGCGACGACCCACGGAAAGGGGGAGCCTCGGCCCTGTCCGACCTGTGGGCCGCCGCCGGCGACGTGACTTCCGCCGACCGGAGCCTGCTCAGCCTTCCTCTGTTCTCCTACTGGGCCGACAAGGGTGTCCACGGCGTCGGTGAGAGCCTGAACCGGTTCGCGGTGCTGCCCGCGAGGATCGATGGCACCGCGCC
It encodes the following:
- a CDS encoding metallophosphoesterase, with protein sequence MNPPLIITTDFHSSVPEGRALLTAVREHRARGARVVDAGDFFGGAAFHEFSQGEVEESLLAELYDALVPGNHDFADLMRLRNPDLFPPVVCANVRPPQGFAGRWESGLLLPGAGPRVGIVGYLGRQAYEAVPAAERAGFDFVDPTAELIMAERDRLTAAGADLVLGVSHTGFALDVADQEDSWPLRVVLSGHCHSAWYHWASAGRHVVKAPHTGQGLLRVDVGSGGGDRFTIETLPATADASDPDGLEEALSRYATWGARLIGTLRAPIPGRGDVARLLAERAQAVTGADAFVFSLWSLRGGLPEAVTRQALSSCAPFDADLVLLDGVHHTETVRKRLRLLGEEPVMYSSASGAGTARAVATTSYLAERLGVAARPVVPPRTLRGILTDLVMESL
- a CDS encoding rRNA adenine N-6-methyltransferase family protein, with amino-acid sequence MTRQPHEWAETPPPSVVPVSADLLARAGFDVRSDLGQHFLRSKEAARRLLDCAELPERGQVLEIGAGLGTLSEAVAETGHWIWAVEKDRRLEGILQAVLRPFGRQARVSISDVREVDLHEGLGADTVLLAIMPFDWELSAALTRHVFATTPKVARGLVVVPSRTLEKYQVAGEEAGGLRLREVDGISRFEFWPKAPEALRVVSIERRQ
- a CDS encoding TauD/TfdA family dioxygenase translates to MSDVLALDGHELSHGPTAPREFAARLTGEGAGVALISFPEDTDHRRNLELGLGLLSALGPVLSVYPEDGCWSDLEVRLDADPARTHGVGENRLHVDLVDRELSPRYIALYCVRDDPRKGGASALSDLWAAAGDVTSADRSLLSLPLFSYWADKGVHGVGESLNRFAVLPARIDGTAPIRFTSKMLFHLRHGELVEADNSTIPYFTEAFDRLVSAVYERHFAVRLLPGQLLVFDQWRYAHGRLPLGTGQEAIPPGQRRLLKQGYVGQAGLGGAL